In the genome of Armatimonadota bacterium, one region contains:
- a CDS encoding YraN family protein: MVPSVPRRSDDRRGPSRTILRVRDTGPVANRRAEGNRHEDRAAEYLLGLGYTLVTRRFKAAGGEIDIVAMDGDTLVFVEVKFRARGAPEAAVGHTKASRLSDAVDAYLTKTGTHAAPTRFDIVAVTPEGIRHHVGAFGAPRRRDG; encoded by the coding sequence ATGGTACCGAGCGTGCCGCGTCGATCCGATGACCGTCGTGGGCCTTCCCGTACGATCCTGCGGGTCAGGGATACTGGCCCCGTGGCCAACCGACGGGCTGAAGGCAACCGGCACGAAGACCGTGCGGCCGAGTACCTTCTTGGATTAGGTTACACCTTAGTGACCCGCCGCTTCAAGGCTGCCGGCGGTGAGATCGACATCGTCGCCATGGACGGCGACACGCTCGTCTTCGTCGAAGTCAAGTTCCGCGCCAGGGGCGCACCGGAAGCAGCCGTCGGCCATACGAAAGCCAGCCGGCTGTCCGACGCGGTGGACGCGTACCTGACCAAGACCGGGACCCATGCGGCTCCGACCCGATTCGACATCGTCGCGGTCACGCCCGAAGGCATCCGTCACCATGTCGGGGCGTTCGGAGCTCCTAGACGACGCGACGGTTGA
- a CDS encoding prepilin-type N-terminal cleavage/methylation domain-containing protein: MRRAFTLIELLVVIAIIAILAAILFPVFVQAKESAKQTQCMMQMKQTGLGLIMYAGDHDDTWCPMANATTVAPGRPQQPWIGYDTRNAGLIGGFYGDMTLPARNAPVEGKIDPYLKNNSVKRCPKTPDGWQLAVAYNLWPRCKVPYQCAYSNYWTSNPKAEFNEYGPGAVDYESPRGFVETRGVNDSEIQESANTIALWEHGAWVPGCNFLFGPNWYDSPPDSENFLNHFHFLHRQGAVTVWCDGHVKRMSYGQLRRPMFSVRKDIYQ, translated from the coding sequence ATGCGGCGTGCGTTCACTCTGATCGAGCTTCTGGTCGTCATCGCGATCATCGCGATCTTGGCCGCCATCCTCTTCCCCGTCTTCGTCCAAGCCAAGGAATCGGCGAAACAGACCCAGTGCATGATGCAGATGAAGCAGACCGGACTGGGGCTCATCATGTACGCGGGAGACCATGACGACACGTGGTGCCCGATGGCCAACGCGACGACGGTCGCACCTGGACGGCCGCAGCAACCTTGGATCGGATATGACACGAGGAACGCCGGCCTCATCGGCGGGTTCTACGGGGACATGACCTTACCGGCGCGGAACGCGCCCGTCGAAGGCAAGATCGACCCGTACCTGAAGAACAACAGCGTCAAGCGGTGTCCGAAAACGCCCGACGGATGGCAGCTCGCCGTCGCCTACAACCTGTGGCCGCGATGCAAGGTCCCATACCAGTGTGCGTATTCGAACTATTGGACCAGCAATCCCAAGGCCGAGTTCAACGAGTACGGGCCGGGCGCCGTCGATTACGAATCGCCCCGCGGATTCGTCGAGACCCGCGGAGTCAACGATTCCGAGATCCAAGAAAGCGCGAACACGATCGCGCTATGGGAGCACGGTGCTTGGGTCCCGGGGTGCAACTTCCTCTTCGGGCCGAACTGGTACGACAGCCCTCCCGACTCCGAGAACTTTTTGAACCATTTCCACTTCCTCCACAGGCAGGGGGCGGTGACGGTCTGGTGCGACGGGCACGTCAAGCGTATGTCCTATGGACAGTTGCGCCGTCCCATGTTTTCGGTCCGGAAGGACATTTATCAGTAG
- a CDS encoding GGDEF domain-containing protein has protein sequence MRPKSAFRFLFDFVSQGACFLDGQGTIVTANPLLCRWLELPDPEGTAMTDWIEKPSVWCPPGEFEAELKSSSGIVRHVTVRTEKIFDEQGDFAGYGCLFSDQSMVKALEGRLVAELQRMAKLAGEDPLTGVANRRAFDETLAHLTQADERKFGVVLADLDDFKQVNDSFGHTVGDQVLVEFAKRLQHLVREGDLVARIGGDEFAVLMPNVTIVGLTEAANRLRESLCAEMDVRGRKMTVFASIGYAHSGPDPKTVVQRADHWMYTHKNVRDAAGISGMAGQDDDVNRRVV, from the coding sequence TCCTAGACGGTCAAGGGACGATCGTCACGGCCAACCCGTTGTTGTGCCGATGGCTCGAGTTGCCAGACCCCGAAGGCACGGCCATGACCGATTGGATCGAAAAACCCTCGGTCTGGTGTCCGCCGGGAGAGTTCGAGGCAGAACTCAAGTCGTCCTCAGGCATTGTCCGTCACGTGACCGTACGGACCGAGAAGATCTTCGACGAGCAAGGGGACTTTGCCGGTTACGGATGCCTCTTTTCAGACCAGTCCATGGTCAAAGCCCTTGAAGGACGCCTCGTGGCCGAGTTACAGCGGATGGCCAAGCTCGCTGGCGAAGACCCGCTGACGGGAGTCGCGAACCGTAGGGCGTTCGACGAGACCCTGGCCCATCTGACCCAGGCCGACGAACGGAAGTTCGGCGTGGTGCTGGCCGACCTCGACGACTTCAAGCAGGTCAACGACTCCTTCGGGCACACGGTCGGCGACCAGGTCCTCGTCGAGTTCGCAAAGAGGCTCCAGCACCTGGTCCGGGAGGGCGACCTCGTCGCACGGATCGGCGGCGACGAATTCGCCGTCCTGATGCCGAACGTCACCATCGTCGGTCTCACTGAAGCCGCGAACCGATTGCGCGAATCGCTGTGCGCCGAAATGGACGTGCGGGGACGCAAAATGACCGTGTTCGCTTCGATCGGCTACGCCCATAGCGGTCCCGACCCCAAGACCGTCGTCCAACGGGCCGACCATTGGATGTACACGCACAAGAACGTGCGGGACGCGGCCGGGATTTCGGGGATGGCCGGGCAGGACGACGACGTCAACCGTCGCGTCGTCTAG
- a CDS encoding prepilin-type N-terminal cleavage/methylation domain-containing protein translates to MARHSLIRAFTLIELLVVIAIIAILAAILFPVFAQAKDAAKQTQCLMQMRQIGYAHIMYKGDHDDCWAPAINFSGGQPGYPPTMIWIGYDTRNTGMFQNFYGRMDMPATRPSAPAMLDPYIKNDDIRKCPKTPNNYQMVIAYSWFNKQYYSAYYSRNPKAQGNEWGPGAKDCEFKLGTFECKGANDSEMEDPAGTIVAWEHGARVPMCNFLQTDDWFDSPPNNPALKDHFQWLHHDGAVIIWGDGRAKRIVYSALKRPYFSVRKDIYQ, encoded by the coding sequence ATGGCCCGACATTCCCTTATCCGTGCATTCACCCTCATCGAGCTGCTGGTCGTCATCGCGATCATCGCGATCTTGGCCGCCATCCTCTTCCCGGTCTTCGCCCAGGCCAAAGACGCCGCAAAGCAGACCCAGTGCCTCATGCAGATGAGGCAGATCGGCTACGCCCACATCATGTACAAGGGCGACCACGACGATTGCTGGGCTCCTGCGATCAACTTCAGCGGAGGACAGCCTGGCTATCCGCCGACCATGATCTGGATCGGTTACGACACGCGGAACACCGGTATGTTCCAGAACTTCTACGGAAGGATGGACATGCCCGCGACGCGCCCCTCGGCGCCTGCGATGTTGGACCCTTACATCAAGAACGACGACATCCGGAAGTGCCCGAAGACGCCGAACAACTACCAGATGGTCATCGCCTACAGCTGGTTCAATAAGCAGTACTACTCGGCCTACTACAGCCGTAACCCGAAGGCGCAAGGCAATGAATGGGGCCCCGGTGCCAAGGATTGCGAGTTCAAGCTGGGGACGTTCGAGTGTAAAGGGGCGAACGACTCTGAGATGGAAGACCCTGCGGGCACGATCGTCGCATGGGAACACGGGGCCCGGGTCCCGATGTGCAACTTCCTGCAGACCGACGACTGGTTCGACTCTCCCCCGAACAATCCGGCCTTGAAGGACCACTTCCAATGGCTGCACCATGACGGCGCCGTGATCATTTGGGGCGACGGACGGGCCAAGCGCATCGTCTACTCAGCCCTCAAACGGCCCTACTTCTCTGTCCGAAAAGACATCTATCAGTGA
- a CDS encoding type II secretion system protein — protein MRRGRGFTLIELLVVIAIIAVLTAVLFPVFVQAKESAKQTQCILQMRQIGLGLALYRDANDDVWPATANMTQAPGYPPQMMWMGYDTRNAGLNSGFYGRMDQPAKYPAAPGMIDPYLKNEAIKRCPNTPTGYQMVIAYSWFNQMEMLSPYYQTNPKAKGNEYGPGGKNCNSVPYMHCEGVGDSEVEEPTATLVAWEHGAFVPACNFLQRPGWFDVPPWTTKRHFEWLHHEGGVTLWADSRAKRIVYGALRRPYFSVRKDIYR, from the coding sequence ATGAGGCGCGGACGCGGCTTTACGCTGATCGAGCTTTTGGTCGTGATCGCGATCATCGCGGTCCTTACAGCGGTCCTGTTCCCGGTCTTCGTCCAGGCCAAGGAATCCGCCAAGCAGACCCAGTGCATCCTGCAGATGCGGCAGATCGGCCTTGGTCTGGCCCTTTACCGGGACGCGAACGACGACGTTTGGCCCGCCACCGCGAACATGACACAGGCGCCCGGCTATCCGCCGCAAATGATGTGGATGGGCTACGACACGCGAAACGCCGGGTTGAACAGCGGGTTCTACGGCCGGATGGACCAGCCCGCCAAGTATCCGGCCGCACCCGGCATGATCGACCCCTACCTGAAAAACGAGGCGATCAAACGGTGCCCGAACACGCCGACGGGCTACCAGATGGTGATCGCCTACTCCTGGTTCAATCAGATGGAGATGCTGTCGCCGTACTACCAGACCAACCCTAAGGCGAAGGGGAACGAGTACGGCCCTGGTGGAAAGAACTGCAATTCCGTGCCCTACATGCATTGCGAAGGGGTCGGCGACTCTGAGGTCGAAGAACCGACCGCGACCCTCGTCGCCTGGGAACACGGTGCGTTCGTACCCGCCTGTAACTTCCTCCAGCGGCCCGGCTGGTTCGACGTCCCGCCGTGGACGACCAAGCGCCACTTCGAATGGCTGCACCACGAGGGCGGCGTCACGCTCTGGGCCGACAGCCGCGCAAAGAGGATCGTCTACGGCGCCTTGAGGCGGCCCTATTTCTCGGTCCGGAAGGACATCTATCGTTAG